In Microbacterium sp. SLBN-146, one genomic interval encodes:
- a CDS encoding response regulator translates to MKILVADDDPQLVRALRITLAAHGYTVVAAPDGAAAIALAAKEHPDVVMVDLGMPRLDGMRVIEALRGWTDAPIIVVSGRTGSADKVDALDAGADDYVTKPFQIDELLARLRALGRRAASSVSDPLVAFGDVEIDLATKTVRRGGQPVHLTPTEWRMLEFLARNPGSLVTRQTLLKEIWGTDQVSDSGYLRLYMSQLRKKLEVSPSMPVHLLTEQGMGYRLVLDG, encoded by the coding sequence ATGAAGATCCTCGTCGCCGACGACGACCCGCAGCTCGTGCGCGCGCTGCGCATCACGCTCGCAGCCCACGGGTACACCGTCGTGGCCGCCCCCGACGGCGCGGCGGCCATCGCGCTGGCCGCCAAGGAGCATCCCGATGTCGTCATGGTCGATCTGGGGATGCCGCGACTCGACGGCATGCGGGTCATCGAGGCGCTCCGAGGCTGGACGGATGCCCCGATCATCGTCGTCTCGGGCCGGACCGGGTCGGCGGACAAGGTCGATGCGCTCGACGCGGGAGCAGACGACTACGTCACGAAGCCCTTCCAGATCGACGAGCTGCTCGCACGACTGCGCGCGCTCGGCAGGCGTGCGGCGTCATCCGTCTCCGACCCTCTCGTCGCGTTCGGCGATGTCGAGATCGACCTGGCGACCAAGACCGTGCGCCGCGGCGGTCAGCCCGTGCACCTCACGCCGACCGAATGGCGGATGCTGGAGTTCCTCGCCCGCAATCCGGGGAGCCTCGTGACGCGGCAGACGCTGTTGAAGGAGATCTGGGGCACCGATCAGGTGAGCGACTCCGGATACCTGCGGCTGTACATGTCGCAGCTGCGGAAGAAGCTCGAAGTATCGCCGAGCATGCCCGTGCACCTCCTCACCGAGCAGGGCATGGGCTATCGCCTCGTCCTCGACGGCTAG
- a CDS encoding DUF4118 domain-containing protein — MKRGRLRVLLGAAPGVGKTYEMLEEGKRLLGDGVDVVVAVVETHGRAATAAMLEGLPLIPRLHVTHRGVALTEMDVDAVLERHPTIALVDELAHTNVPGSRNAKRWQDVDELLDAGIDVVTTVNVQHIESLNDVVEQITGVAQRETIPDAVVRGADQIEVIDLAPQSLRDRLSAGSVYPAERVDAALSNYFRLGNLTALRELALLWLADEVDSALKAYRAEHGIEGTWQARERVVVALTGGPEGETLLRRGARIAARSAGGELLAVHVSTQDGLRMGSPGALAAQRALVESLGGTYHQVVGDDVPRALVDFARSVNATQLVIGVSRRGRFAAAFTGPGIGATVIRESGDIDVHIVTHASAGGLTLPRLSGGALSVKRRLLGFALALAAGPLLTWLLVSIRTEDTITTDVLGYQLLVVLVALVGGIWPALFAAVMSGLTLNFFFVDPFYTVTISDPRNAWALALYVVIAVLVSFVVDRAARAARMARRSAAESDLLATVAGSVLRGESALPAMINRTRESLGLAGVRLVGADGDILAVDGEPVRGGAFEAIQVGPPGTTPRAVLELHGKTLDASDRRLVDAIAAQLSAALEHTDLTATAREADALAETDQVRSALLSAVSHDLRRPLAAAVAAIGGLRAAGLELSASDREELLATADESLATLTALVTDLLDVSRVEAGVLAVSLSPVDMAGCVLAALDELGLGPDDVELALDPDLPPVMADPVLLQRVLVNVLTNAQRHSPDDARVLVSTSRLGGTAQIRIADRGAGVPQERRDDMFSPFQRLGDSDNTTGLGLGLALSRGFTEGMGGTLTPEDTPGGGLTMVIALAVAGDAPEYRESATEVTA, encoded by the coding sequence ATGAAGCGCGGGCGGCTCAGGGTGCTCCTGGGAGCGGCACCCGGCGTCGGCAAGACCTACGAGATGCTCGAAGAGGGCAAGCGACTGCTCGGCGACGGGGTCGATGTCGTCGTCGCCGTCGTCGAGACGCACGGGCGTGCGGCAACCGCGGCGATGCTGGAGGGGCTCCCGCTCATTCCGCGCCTGCACGTCACGCATCGCGGTGTCGCCCTCACCGAGATGGATGTGGATGCCGTGCTCGAACGGCACCCCACGATCGCCCTCGTCGACGAACTCGCGCACACCAATGTCCCCGGTTCGCGCAATGCCAAGCGCTGGCAAGACGTCGACGAACTGCTCGACGCGGGGATCGACGTCGTCACGACCGTCAACGTGCAGCACATCGAGTCGCTCAACGACGTCGTGGAGCAGATCACGGGTGTCGCGCAGCGAGAGACGATTCCGGATGCCGTCGTCCGCGGCGCCGATCAGATCGAAGTGATCGATCTTGCACCGCAATCGTTGCGGGATCGCCTCTCGGCGGGGTCGGTCTACCCGGCCGAACGCGTCGATGCGGCGTTGTCGAACTACTTCCGCCTCGGGAACCTGACAGCCCTCCGCGAACTCGCGCTCCTGTGGCTCGCCGACGAGGTCGACAGCGCGCTCAAGGCGTACCGGGCCGAGCACGGCATCGAGGGCACGTGGCAGGCGCGCGAGCGTGTCGTCGTCGCCCTCACGGGTGGCCCCGAGGGAGAGACGCTGCTGCGCCGCGGCGCTCGGATCGCCGCGCGGTCGGCCGGCGGCGAGCTCCTCGCCGTGCACGTCTCGACGCAGGACGGCCTGCGGATGGGGAGCCCCGGAGCGCTCGCGGCGCAGCGGGCGCTCGTGGAATCTCTCGGCGGCACCTACCACCAGGTCGTCGGTGACGACGTGCCCCGCGCACTCGTCGACTTCGCGCGGTCGGTCAATGCGACGCAGCTCGTCATCGGCGTCAGTCGTCGCGGCCGGTTCGCCGCCGCGTTCACGGGCCCGGGCATCGGCGCGACCGTCATCCGCGAGTCAGGCGACATCGACGTGCATATCGTGACGCACGCGTCGGCCGGCGGACTGACGCTCCCTCGTCTGTCCGGGGGCGCGCTGAGCGTCAAGCGGCGGCTCCTGGGCTTCGCGCTCGCCCTCGCCGCGGGACCGCTCCTCACGTGGCTGCTCGTGTCGATCCGCACGGAGGACACGATCACGACGGACGTGCTCGGGTATCAGCTGCTCGTCGTGCTCGTCGCGCTCGTCGGCGGCATCTGGCCCGCCCTCTTCGCCGCCGTCATGTCGGGACTCACGCTCAACTTCTTCTTCGTCGACCCGTTCTACACCGTCACCATCTCCGATCCCCGCAACGCGTGGGCGCTGGCGCTCTACGTCGTGATCGCCGTCTTGGTCAGCTTCGTCGTGGACCGCGCCGCACGCGCCGCCCGCATGGCGCGGCGTTCCGCGGCTGAATCCGACCTGCTGGCGACGGTCGCGGGCTCCGTCCTGCGCGGCGAGAGCGCGCTCCCGGCAATGATCAACCGGACGCGCGAATCGCTCGGTCTCGCAGGAGTACGGCTCGTCGGCGCCGACGGCGACATCCTGGCGGTCGACGGTGAGCCGGTTCGCGGCGGCGCCTTCGAAGCCATCCAGGTCGGCCCTCCCGGCACGACCCCCCGCGCCGTGCTGGAGCTGCACGGAAAGACACTGGATGCCTCCGACCGCCGGCTCGTCGATGCGATCGCCGCCCAGCTCTCCGCAGCGCTCGAGCACACCGATCTGACCGCGACAGCCCGCGAGGCGGACGCTCTTGCCGAGACGGACCAAGTGCGCTCCGCACTGCTCTCGGCGGTCAGCCACGACCTACGGCGTCCGCTCGCGGCAGCGGTTGCCGCGATCGGAGGGCTCCGCGCCGCAGGCCTCGAGCTGTCGGCATCCGATCGTGAAGAGCTTCTCGCGACGGCCGACGAGAGCCTCGCGACTCTGACCGCCCTCGTCACCGACCTGCTCGACGTCAGCCGCGTGGAAGCGGGTGTGCTGGCCGTGTCGCTGTCACCTGTCGACATGGCAGGCTGCGTGCTGGCGGCGCTCGACGAGCTCGGGCTCGGACCCGACGACGTCGAGCTCGCACTGGACCCCGACCTGCCGCCCGTGATGGCTGATCCCGTCCTCCTCCAGAGGGTTCTCGTGAACGTCCTCACGAACGCGCAGCGTCACAGCCCCGACGACGCGCGGGTGCTCGTGTCGACGAGTCGGCTCGGCGGAACGGCTCAGATCCGCATCGCCGATCGCGGTGCCGGCGTGCCACAAGAGCGACGGGACGACATGTTCTCGCCCTTCCAACGCCTGGGCGACAGCGACAACACGACGGGTCTCGGCCTCGGCCTCGCGCTCTCGCGCGGCTTCACCGAGGGAATGGGCGGTACGTTGACCCCTGAGGACACCCCGGGTGGTGGCCTCACGATGGTCATCGCCCTTGCCGTCGCCGGCGATGCGCCGGAGTATCGGGAGTCCGCCACGGAGGTCACCGCATGA
- the kdpC gene encoding potassium-transporting ATPase subunit KdpC, protein MATSARTTLRTTSVAVRAMLVFTLVLGIGYTALITGIGQLLLPWQANGSTVQNAAGETVGSSLIGQSFTDAEGDPLPEYFQSRPSAAGDGYDGGASSGSNWGPENADLISAIEDRRAAIAAFEGVDPSDIPADALTASASGLDPHISPAYAQLQVPRVAAERGLDENVVRDLVAAHTETRDLGYLGEPRVNVLELNLALDAAE, encoded by the coding sequence ATGGCCACTTCAGCCCGCACCACCCTCCGCACGACGAGCGTCGCCGTTCGCGCGATGCTCGTCTTCACCCTCGTGCTCGGCATCGGATACACGGCCCTCATTACGGGGATCGGGCAGCTTCTCCTTCCCTGGCAGGCGAATGGATCGACGGTGCAGAACGCGGCCGGCGAGACCGTCGGCAGCTCCCTCATCGGACAGTCCTTCACCGACGCGGAGGGGGACCCGCTCCCCGAGTACTTCCAGTCGCGCCCGTCCGCGGCCGGCGACGGCTACGACGGCGGTGCTTCGAGCGGATCGAACTGGGGCCCGGAGAACGCCGATCTCATCTCGGCGATCGAGGACCGACGAGCCGCGATCGCGGCGTTCGAAGGGGTCGACCCGTCCGACATCCCCGCGGACGCGCTGACCGCCTCGGCCTCGGGACTCGACCCCCACATCAGCCCCGCCTACGCCCAGCTCCAGGTGCCGAGAGTGGCGGCCGAGCGCGGCCTCGACGAGAACGTCGTGCGCGATCTCGTCGCAGCGCACACCGAAACGCGAGACCTCGGCTATCTCGGCGAGCCGCGAGTCAACGTGCTCGAACTCAACCTCGCCCTCGACGCGGCGGAGTGA
- the kdpB gene encoding potassium-transporting ATPase subunit KdpB: MSTTTVSTPARAFSAAQLVRALPGAVRKLDPRALWRNPVMFLVWVGAALTTAIAIAEPFLGGPEASGGTPVPVGFTWGIAVWLWLTVLFANVAEAVAEGRGKAQAASLRKTRTSTIARRIDGYDAHTDAAAVRAAVAEVSSSDLRLGDVVVVEAGELIPGDGDIVSGIATVDESAITGESAPVVRESGGDRSAVTGGTRVLSDRIVVRITSKPGETFVDRMIALVEGAARQKTPNEIALSILLSSLSVVFVVVVLTLNPIASYAASPVSIPVLVALLVCLIPTTIGALLSAIGIAGMDRLVQRNVLAMSGRAVEAAGDVTTLLLDKTGTITYGNRRATEFLAMPGVHDDDLARAAALSSLADPTPEGVSVVELAAGRGIHVSNDADDPDATVVPFTAQTRMSGLDLTDGTQLRKGAGSAVLAWLDAEGALIAASTRAQITSEADAVAQSGGTPLVVATLRPARGQESAEGRLLGVVHLKDVVKEGLRERFSELRAMGIRTVMITGDNPLTAAAIAKEAGVDDYLAEATPEDKLALITREQAGGKLVAMTGDGTNDAPALAQADVGVAMNTGTSAAKEAGNMVDLDSDPTKLIDIVSIGKQLLITRGALTTFSLANDIAKYFAIIPAMFMGIFPGLAALNIMQLSSPASAVTSAIIFNAIVIVFLIPLALRGVAYRAASASSVLSRNLLIYGLGGVIAPFIGIKLIDLVVSLIPGF, from the coding sequence ATGTCCACGACAACCGTCTCCACTCCCGCCCGGGCATTCAGCGCCGCGCAGCTCGTCCGAGCCCTTCCGGGAGCCGTGCGCAAGCTCGACCCGAGGGCGCTCTGGCGCAATCCCGTCATGTTCCTGGTCTGGGTGGGCGCCGCGCTCACGACAGCCATCGCGATCGCCGAGCCGTTCCTCGGAGGCCCCGAAGCCTCGGGCGGAACCCCGGTTCCCGTCGGCTTCACGTGGGGCATCGCCGTGTGGCTGTGGCTCACGGTCCTCTTCGCCAACGTCGCCGAGGCCGTCGCCGAAGGCCGTGGGAAGGCCCAGGCCGCGTCGCTCCGAAAGACGCGCACCAGCACGATCGCGCGCCGCATCGACGGCTATGACGCACACACGGATGCCGCGGCAGTCCGCGCCGCAGTGGCGGAGGTCTCCTCGAGCGATCTGCGCCTCGGAGATGTCGTCGTCGTCGAGGCGGGCGAGCTGATCCCCGGCGACGGTGACATCGTCTCGGGGATCGCGACCGTCGACGAGTCGGCGATCACGGGCGAGTCCGCGCCCGTCGTCCGCGAATCGGGCGGTGACCGATCGGCTGTCACGGGTGGCACTCGGGTCTTGTCGGATCGCATCGTCGTGCGCATCACGTCGAAGCCCGGCGAGACGTTCGTCGACCGCATGATCGCTCTCGTCGAGGGAGCGGCGCGTCAGAAGACACCGAACGAGATCGCGCTGAGCATCCTCCTGTCGAGCCTCTCGGTCGTCTTCGTGGTCGTCGTGCTGACCCTCAACCCGATCGCGTCGTACGCGGCATCGCCCGTGTCGATCCCCGTGCTCGTCGCGCTCCTCGTGTGCCTCATCCCCACGACGATCGGGGCTCTCCTCTCGGCCATCGGCATCGCCGGCATGGACCGGCTCGTTCAGCGCAACGTGCTGGCGATGTCGGGACGCGCCGTCGAAGCGGCGGGGGATGTCACGACGCTGCTCCTCGACAAGACGGGCACCATCACGTACGGCAATCGCCGTGCGACCGAGTTCCTCGCGATGCCCGGCGTCCATGACGACGACCTCGCGCGCGCTGCCGCCCTCTCGTCGCTCGCCGACCCGACCCCCGAGGGCGTGTCGGTGGTCGAGCTGGCGGCGGGCCGCGGCATCCACGTGTCAAACGACGCCGACGATCCGGATGCGACCGTCGTGCCGTTCACGGCTCAGACCCGCATGTCGGGACTGGACCTCACCGACGGCACGCAGCTCCGGAAGGGTGCAGGATCGGCTGTGCTGGCGTGGCTCGATGCCGAGGGCGCACTCATCGCAGCGAGCACGCGGGCGCAGATCACGAGTGAGGCGGATGCCGTGGCCCAGTCGGGCGGCACTCCCCTCGTCGTCGCGACGCTCCGCCCCGCGCGCGGGCAAGAGTCCGCGGAGGGCCGGCTGCTCGGTGTCGTGCACCTCAAAGACGTCGTCAAGGAGGGGCTCCGCGAGCGCTTCTCGGAGCTGCGCGCCATGGGCATCCGCACCGTCATGATCACGGGCGACAACCCGCTGACCGCCGCGGCCATCGCGAAGGAGGCGGGCGTCGACGACTACCTCGCCGAGGCGACGCCCGAAGACAAGCTCGCCCTCATCACGCGTGAGCAGGCAGGCGGCAAGCTCGTCGCGATGACGGGCGACGGAACGAACGACGCTCCCGCCCTCGCGCAGGCCGATGTCGGCGTCGCGATGAACACCGGCACGTCGGCGGCGAAAGAGGCCGGCAACATGGTCGACCTCGACAGCGATCCCACGAAGCTCATCGACATCGTCAGTATCGGCAAGCAGCTCCTGATCACGCGCGGCGCCCTTACGACCTTCTCACTGGCGAACGACATCGCGAAGTACTTCGCGATCATCCCCGCGATGTTCATGGGGATCTTCCCGGGCCTCGCAGCGCTCAACATCATGCAGCTGTCCTCGCCGGCCTCGGCGGTCACGAGCGCGATCATCTTCAACGCGATCGTCATCGTCTTCCTCATCCCACTGGCGCTCCGCGGTGTCGCTTATCGCGCCGCGAGCGCGTCGAGCGTCCTGAGCAGGAACCTCCTGATCTACGGACTCGGCGGCGTCATCGCCCCCTTCATCGGCATCAAGCTCATCGACCTCGTCGTGAGCCTCATCCCGGGCTTCTGA
- the kdpA gene encoding potassium-transporting ATPase subunit KdpA has protein sequence MGLDAATIWTGVLQIATVLLILALLYRPLGDAIAWVYTSRRDWRVERGMYRLVGVDPASEQTWQAYARGVLIFSVVGVLFVYALQRFQAVLPSSLGLPAVPEGLAFNTAISFVTNTNWQSYSPELTLGYTVQLAGLAVQNFVSAAVGIAVAIALVRGFARRGSTTIGNFWVDLTRGVVRILLPLAIVSAIALLVGGVVQNVNGFTTIDTLSGGTQVLPGGPVASQEAIKELGTNGGGFFNVNSSHPFENPAPWTNVLEILLLLAIPFAMPRAFGKIVGDNRQGYAVLAVMATIFLVSITAITWLESLGLGTAPQLAGGAMEGKEVRYGIFGSTLFAGATTLTSTGAVNSMHDSYTALGGMIPMINMMLGEIAPGGVGAGLYGMLVLAVIAVFVGGLLIGRTPEYLGKKIGPREIKLASLYILVTPILVLTGTALSFAIPGIRSDVETVSIWNPGIHGLSEVLYAFTSAANNNGSAFAGLTANTPWLNTALGVAMLLGRFIPIVLVLALAGSLAAQERIPSSVGTLPTHRPQFVGLLAVVAIVITALTYFPVLTLGPLAEGLL, from the coding sequence ATGGGTCTCGACGCAGCGACGATCTGGACGGGCGTCCTCCAGATCGCGACGGTCCTGCTGATCCTCGCCCTCCTCTACCGTCCTCTCGGCGACGCCATCGCCTGGGTCTACACCTCCCGGCGCGACTGGCGGGTCGAGCGAGGCATGTACCGCCTCGTGGGCGTCGACCCGGCCTCCGAACAGACCTGGCAGGCCTATGCCCGTGGCGTCCTGATCTTCTCCGTGGTCGGCGTGCTCTTCGTCTACGCACTGCAGCGCTTCCAGGCGGTGCTCCCCTCCTCACTCGGACTTCCCGCAGTCCCGGAGGGCCTCGCGTTCAACACGGCCATCTCTTTCGTCACGAACACGAACTGGCAGTCCTACTCCCCCGAGCTCACCCTGGGCTACACCGTCCAGCTTGCGGGGCTCGCCGTGCAGAACTTCGTCTCGGCGGCCGTCGGCATCGCCGTCGCGATCGCACTCGTCCGCGGGTTCGCACGCCGTGGCTCCACGACGATCGGCAACTTCTGGGTCGACCTGACTCGCGGGGTCGTCCGGATCCTGCTGCCGCTCGCGATCGTCTCCGCCATCGCCCTCCTCGTCGGCGGCGTCGTGCAGAACGTCAACGGCTTCACGACGATCGACACTCTCTCGGGAGGCACGCAGGTGCTGCCGGGCGGGCCAGTCGCCTCACAAGAGGCGATCAAAGAACTCGGTACGAACGGGGGCGGCTTCTTCAACGTCAACTCGTCGCATCCGTTCGAGAACCCCGCACCGTGGACGAACGTGCTCGAGATCCTGTTGCTCCTGGCGATCCCGTTCGCGATGCCGCGAGCCTTCGGCAAGATCGTCGGCGACAACCGCCAGGGGTACGCCGTGCTCGCGGTCATGGCGACGATCTTCCTCGTGTCGATCACGGCCATCACATGGCTCGAGTCCCTCGGCCTCGGGACCGCCCCGCAGCTCGCGGGTGGTGCGATGGAAGGCAAGGAGGTGCGCTACGGCATCTTCGGCTCGACGCTCTTCGCGGGGGCGACGACCCTCACGTCGACGGGCGCTGTCAACTCGATGCACGACTCGTACACGGCGCTCGGCGGCATGATCCCGATGATCAACATGATGCTCGGCGAGATCGCGCCCGGCGGAGTGGGGGCAGGGCTCTACGGAATGCTCGTGCTCGCCGTCATCGCCGTGTTCGTCGGAGGCCTGCTGATCGGGCGCACGCCCGAGTACCTGGGCAAGAAGATCGGACCCCGCGAGATCAAGCTCGCGAGCCTGTACATCCTCGTCACCCCGATCCTCGTGCTCACGGGGACGGCGCTGAGCTTCGCGATCCCCGGCATCCGCTCCGATGTCGAAACCGTCTCGATCTGGAATCCCGGCATCCACGGGCTCTCCGAAGTGCTCTACGCCTTCACGTCGGCGGCCAACAACAACGGCTCCGCCTTCGCGGGGCTCACGGCCAATACGCCCTGGCTCAACACGGCGCTCGGCGTCGCGATGCTGCTCGGCCGGTTCATTCCGATCGTGCTCGTGCTCGCGCTGGCCGGCTCACTGGCGGCGCAGGAGCGCATCCCCTCGAGCGTCGGCACGCTGCCGACCCACCGGCCGCAGTTCGTCGGCCTGCTCGCGGTCGTCGCAATCGTCATCACCGCCCTCACCTACTTTCCCGTTCTCACGCTGGGTCCCCTGGCGGAAGGTCTCCTCTGA
- a CDS encoding potassium-transporting ATPase subunit F, whose amino-acid sequence MIVFSLIAAVLAIAAVVYLLVALVRPEKF is encoded by the coding sequence GTGATCGTTTTCTCCCTCATCGCCGCCGTCCTCGCGATCGCCGCCGTCGTCTACCTGCTCGTCGCGCTCGTGCGCCCGGAGAAGTTCTGA
- the murJ gene encoding murein biosynthesis integral membrane protein MurJ — protein sequence MRSAGSLLRGGVHLGSGTVASRVLGFLRTVLLAWILGAVGSEAADAFAVANQLPNNVYWLISSGVFAAILVPQVVRSHTHPDGGEAHINRVLTLGLSLLAVTTVVALLLAPWLVRIYTASWGSAQLELAVAFAVWCLPQILFYGVFSLLGEVLNARRQFAPAAWAPLINNVISLAGLGTFAIIFGVFPDGTGNVGDWTPLMVALLAGTTTLGVAGQAGVLVVAWRRARLRFRPDFRWREVHLSGMPQIAGWTFAIVVLGQVLGIVQSRVTALASGAGASLFATSTAWLLFMLPYSVVAVSITTVYFTRLSELGASGNTHEFVQLITSGTRMLVIAMTGATLAMLLVSVPIGRVLTEGRDSVQAMSMVLAAYLVGLVPFALLLLVQRAFYAVGDARTPFIYACVQAVVLVTATLLVPLLVRPEMIAAGVALAQSIGTTVQATAGYLLLRRKLGPLALRSLMHTAARVAVATLPASALGGTLGIWLVGPSLEGWAMTNQLTAAATAVLIATTFAATYLTMLWLVKDPTLQELITRFTPPRTR from the coding sequence GTGAGATCGGCGGGATCGCTGCTGCGCGGTGGAGTTCATCTCGGCTCGGGGACAGTCGCGTCACGAGTGCTCGGCTTTCTCCGGACGGTTCTGCTCGCGTGGATCCTGGGAGCAGTGGGGAGCGAGGCAGCCGATGCATTCGCGGTCGCGAATCAACTTCCCAACAACGTCTACTGGCTCATCTCCAGCGGCGTCTTCGCGGCGATCCTCGTCCCGCAGGTAGTGCGCTCCCACACCCATCCCGATGGTGGCGAAGCACACATCAATCGAGTTCTCACGTTGGGATTGTCACTTCTCGCTGTGACGACCGTCGTCGCGCTCTTACTTGCCCCCTGGCTCGTGCGGATCTATACGGCGAGCTGGGGCTCGGCTCAGCTCGAGCTGGCCGTGGCTTTCGCCGTCTGGTGCCTTCCGCAGATTCTGTTCTACGGAGTGTTCTCGCTCCTGGGTGAGGTGCTCAACGCACGGCGCCAGTTCGCGCCCGCCGCTTGGGCGCCGCTCATCAACAACGTCATTTCACTGGCGGGCCTCGGGACGTTCGCAATCATCTTCGGCGTTTTTCCGGACGGAACAGGGAACGTCGGAGACTGGACCCCTCTCATGGTCGCCCTGCTCGCCGGGACGACGACCCTCGGCGTGGCAGGTCAGGCGGGAGTGCTGGTCGTTGCATGGCGACGCGCACGCCTGCGCTTTCGGCCAGACTTCCGCTGGAGAGAAGTGCATCTATCCGGAATGCCCCAGATCGCGGGGTGGACATTTGCAATCGTCGTGCTCGGACAGGTGTTAGGCATCGTCCAATCTCGTGTGACAGCCCTTGCCAGTGGCGCCGGCGCTTCACTGTTCGCAACATCCACCGCATGGCTGCTGTTCATGCTGCCCTACTCCGTCGTCGCGGTCTCGATCACGACCGTCTACTTCACTCGCCTCAGCGAACTCGGGGCGTCGGGAAACACGCATGAGTTCGTGCAGCTGATCACCTCCGGGACCCGGATGCTCGTCATCGCGATGACAGGCGCAACTCTCGCCATGCTGCTCGTATCTGTGCCGATCGGCCGAGTACTGACGGAGGGCCGCGACTCAGTCCAGGCGATGTCGATGGTGCTCGCGGCATACCTGGTTGGCCTGGTCCCGTTCGCCCTGCTGCTCCTCGTGCAAAGAGCGTTCTACGCGGTGGGGGACGCCAGAACGCCTTTCATCTACGCGTGCGTTCAGGCGGTGGTTCTCGTCACCGCCACCCTTCTGGTTCCGCTCTTGGTCCGACCGGAGATGATCGCAGCCGGGGTAGCGCTCGCTCAGTCAATCGGAACAACAGTTCAGGCAACAGCGGGATATCTGTTGCTTCGCCGCAAACTTGGGCCCCTCGCCCTCCGTAGCTTGATGCACACCGCCGCACGAGTGGCAGTCGCGACTCTTCCGGCCTCGGCTCTCGGGGGCACGCTGGGAATCTGGCTCGTCGGACCGAGTCTGGAGGGATGGGCCATGACGAACCAGCTCACCGCAGCCGCGACCGCGGTTCTCATCGCGACGACGTTCGCTGCGACGTACCTGACGATGCTGTGGCTCGTGAAAGATCCCACGCTCCAAGAGCTCATTACACGGTTCACGCCGCCGCGGACGCGGTGA
- a CDS encoding helix-turn-helix transcriptional regulator, producing the protein MGNYVHRANGFETGQFPPETWRPAVLFSRRLREVRQLRRLTQEEVAYRAGIAVYTYRRLERIGPGVRQRANPTLDTLLRVAAALQVDPSVLLTTRPLAGEQDPRSR; encoded by the coding sequence ATGGGCAACTACGTTCACCGTGCCAACGGCTTCGAGACCGGACAGTTTCCACCCGAAACGTGGCGCCCCGCCGTGCTCTTCAGTCGACGGCTTAGAGAAGTTCGGCAGCTCCGCCGACTCACCCAGGAAGAAGTGGCGTACCGGGCCGGCATCGCCGTGTACACCTACAGACGCCTTGAACGAATCGGCCCAGGCGTGAGACAGAGAGCCAATCCGACCCTCGACACGCTCTTGCGTGTGGCGGCAGCGCTGCAGGTTGACCCGTCCGTCCTGCTGACGACACGTCCGCTGGCTGGGGAACAGGATCCACGATCCAGGTAG
- the mpaB gene encoding daptide biosynthesis RiPP recognition protein, which yields MSQTHSEPKIEPHIARAVHEWISGRREHHARFFFASTGEAASAVSPRVGPRDVLLRPEPAGHEAGRGLVIGYQGCFAELGDELTVSGQTIELQDYIAAAFVDVLGPTVVRFVDIDGWRAFLDDAEIARESGILPPQLRDPRMQLADRTALLDPFGVAPADSFAIGDDGRVTFGAQGADLGTADDPATFEVEVPRLAAFAGVVPLAELTEALKERVWLPRLLALAELRRALPADLSSAPVSGFGRVLVDDGGADAFPQTLDPFVLSSGGSAPVLADPVTRRQFRLSEETARVVEIVQTSSSSERATQRIAAECGIAMSAAERLRTQAVEALSVHHGVVGSAA from the coding sequence ATGTCGCAGACGCACTCCGAGCCGAAGATCGAGCCGCACATCGCGCGCGCTGTCCACGAGTGGATCTCCGGTCGGCGAGAGCATCACGCGCGGTTCTTCTTCGCATCGACGGGTGAAGCAGCATCCGCGGTCAGCCCACGTGTGGGTCCGCGCGACGTCCTCCTCAGGCCCGAGCCCGCTGGGCACGAAGCAGGGCGCGGGCTCGTCATCGGATACCAGGGGTGCTTCGCTGAACTCGGCGACGAGCTCACCGTTTCGGGCCAGACGATCGAGTTGCAGGACTACATCGCGGCCGCCTTCGTCGATGTGCTCGGACCCACCGTCGTCCGGTTCGTCGACATCGACGGATGGCGGGCGTTCCTCGACGACGCCGAGATCGCACGCGAGAGCGGGATCCTCCCCCCGCAGCTGCGCGACCCACGGATGCAGCTCGCTGATCGGACCGCGCTTCTCGACCCCTTCGGCGTCGCGCCAGCGGACTCGTTCGCGATCGGCGATGACGGACGAGTGACCTTCGGAGCACAGGGTGCCGACCTCGGGACCGCGGACGACCCCGCGACGTTCGAGGTCGAAGTTCCGCGCCTCGCCGCGTTCGCGGGAGTCGTGCCGCTCGCCGAGCTCACGGAGGCGCTGAAGGAACGGGTGTGGCTCCCGCGGCTCCTCGCGCTCGCTGAGCTGCGTCGTGCTCTTCCCGCGGATCTGTCCTCCGCCCCCGTCAGCGGATTCGGTCGCGTGCTCGTCGATGATGGCGGGGCGGACGCGTTCCCGCAGACGCTCGATCCCTTCGTGCTGTCCTCGGGTGGTTCTGCCCCCGTGCTCGCTGATCCGGTGACGCGACGTCAGTTCCGTCTGTCGGAAGAGACCGCACGCGTCGTCGAAATCGTCCAGACATCGTCATCTTCCGAGCGGGCCACCCAGCGGATCGCCGCGGAGTGCGGGATCGCCATGTCCGCGGCGGAGCGACTGCGTACCCAGGCGGTCGAGGCGCTGTCGGTCCATCACGGCGTCGTCGGATCAGCGGCATGA